The genomic stretch AGGTCGGAGGACAGCACGCAAAGTTGCTTGTTGCAATCTTGTCGGACGACCATCATCACGAATTACCCGAATTTTTACGAACCGCTTACCAGGAGTTTGACCTCGCCATAAAGTTTCAAAAAAGACAAAATAGCCGACATAAATAGCAAAAGTAATTATTAGTTGAATTGAAAAAAACCACAATTCTAGATCGACATTATCGCCAATTACTTCTGAGAAAACATCTACTAGTTGAATCGATAAATAACTCGATCCTAGGATAAAAAATAATAAAATTAAACTCCAGATAATATAGTCTATTAAGAGAGCATAAGCTCGATTACCTATACCCGCTAAAGTGAAATCTAGTTCCACACTTTCTGGAGTTTGCAGTGTAACTCGATTAAAAAAGTGCATAGCCAAAAACTTCTCAAAAAATTATTCGCTCGAGTAATCAAGAAATGTTTCTAATCTTTCTCCATTTGCTTCAAAAAACGATAGTAAGAAATCAACTTCTCTTTCTTTCTAGAATTAGATAGTAACAAGCTATCACAAACCAGGATCGCGCATTTCCAAACCTAAACCTTCCTTCCGAGTGAGTAAATCATAGTAAATAACGGCTTTAACTGTTTGCCAAAAAGGAACTAAAAGCGCACCAGAAGCAAAACTTATTGGCAAAAGGATCGAATAGTAGAGTAACAAAAAAAGACCAGGATTAGGAGCATCGGGATTGAGCAATAGAGTGAAAGCAAGTTGTAAGATTCTGCTGACGATCTGAATAATAATTGAAATCGGTAGTGTAATCAAAAAAGCTACCGTAAATACTCCCACTAATCGCCACACGAAACCTTGAGTTAAATTCCAACTACGACTGATAGCATTTGTTGCGCCGATGTTTTCTTCAACTGCTATCAGTAATTCAACGATCGCAAAGCGAGAATAGAGCCAAATATAGCCTAGTAAAAACAGAGAAACAATTACGAATCCTCCTAAACCAACAAATATAATTATTCCTATATTCGGCTGTTGGTTCGCACCTACATCAACTACTGCTGCAACGACAATGCTAAAAATAATTCCGAGAATGAAAAAACTGATGAATAAGATCCCAAATATAATCAAACCGATCGAGATTCCGGCAAAGAAAAAGTCCCACATTCGTCGCATCACGTGGCGTTCAGCATCTTTTACTGCTTCTGGTTGTTCCCTAACTTCATTGAAAGCAAGACGAGAGATTTGTCCGGAAATGGCAGCAAATTTTGCCCAACCATAAATTGGTACGAGTATCCACCAATAAGCTTTGAATGCTAAACCATAATAAGTTTTGAAGCGATCGCGATAGATCCGCAAGCCAGCACTGACAATGTTCCCCACGCTAAATTCCATAGCCTATACCCCCTATTGTCCATATTTTCCAGTTTTTTGTTTTTCTCTTGTCTCACTATCCCTCATTCATTACTCCATCACTTACATGAAATACGATTGTGTACTGTAATGTTACTTAAATTGCTCGTGAGTGTCATCCCTCATCTTACAATCCGCACCCCCTAACTTATGAAAATTAGCTTAGTTAATTTACAAAGGGTAAAAAGTCCGACCTGAGACTCGCTATTGTAGCTAGCTATACTTACAGGTTTACTTGCTACGATCTTTACCTGAGTTCGATCTCAGCAAATTAGCTAGAAAGTTCTTTTCAAGAAACTTACAGGGTTTGCTTGCTGACCAGTTTTTTTCAATTAATGAAAATTATTGATAATGGGTAGTAAAGAAGACATCAATCGGTAAATTTTTGTGAACTTCGATCGCTTAATCTTCAAGAAAATAAAGAAACTGGAAAAATTACTCATTTTAGTCGGGTTATTTTTCCAGTTTCTTTATTTTTCTATTGGTTTTAATTTAGCATCATTGCCTAAATTAAACCTGAGTTTTTAGCGTTCACTTATTTTTAATAAGCAATAATTAATTGAGACAATCCAGGTCAGAAATTTTTAGTATCTAACGAGGAAGTCAATTGACGAGGGGCTGACACTTCAGCTTGAGCAGGTGTAGTAGAGGAGTTCAATTGCTGAGGAAAATCGGCAGCGATCGCGGCTGCGGTTAATTTTCCTGACAGCACGGCTCCTTCCATACTTCCCAAATATTCTTGCATAGTGTAATCACCTGCAAGATAGAAGTTAGCGATCGGTGTTTTTTGGTGGGGACGATGTGCTTGTCGTCCAGGAGTTGCCTTATAAACCGACCTAGGAGTTTTAACAACGTGATATTTAAGCAGTTTAGCTTGATTTTCGCCGTTAAAATGATCTGGGAAAAGAGTTTCTAACTCTGCCATTGTCGCTTGAATGATTTCTTGGTCTGATTTGCCGATCCAATCTTGAGCGGGAGCTAAAACTAATTCCAGCATTGAGCGATCCGGATTTGCATAAGCTTTACAAGTATTGCTCATGTCAGCATAAACACTGAGAAGAGGCGATCGCGAAAAGAGCAAATGATCGATATCAGTTAATTTCCGGTCAAACCACAAATGTAAATTAATTACCGGAACCCCAACTAAACCTTCTAGCTTTTGGAAATAAGCCATTTCTCGCCAAGCTTGAGGCAAGATTAATTTTAAGGGGTCAACAGGCATCGCCGATACATAGGCATCTGCTGTCAACACCTCACCACCCTTGAGCAGCAAGCCTCGTACTGTATTATCTTCATTTAGTAAAAACTCTTTGACTGGTGCATGCAAACGCACTTCGCCACCCTTATTAGTCACATAATCAACTAACGGCTGACACAATCTTTCTGTCGGCGAACCGTCCAGAAAAGCCATTTTTGAGCCATGAGTTTCTTGTAAGAAACGATTCAAAGCCGTCAGTAAAATTGTTGCAGAAATCTCGTCAGGATTAATAAAGTTTAACGCCTTCGACATGGCGATAAAGACTTCTTTCTCTACCCTGGGGGGGATGTTTTGTTTTTTCATCCACTCCGACCAAGTATATTTATCCATTTCCTCAACATACTTTTGACCCCGAATCATTGCCGGAATCAAACCAATGCCAAAGCGGATTTTTTCACCCCAAGTAAGCAGATCGTTATTGCGTAAAATCGCTACCACACCATTCCAAGGGGCAGGAAGACGAGGAAAATCAAACCGAGAGTAAGTTCCCGGTGCTTCCGGCTGATTGAAAATCATCGTATGTTTTTTCCATTGCAGCCGATCTTCAATATTCAATTCCTTAAACAACTGAAGCATATTCGGATATGCTCCAAAGAAAATGTGAAGTCCAGTTTCGTACCAATCTCCATCCTCATCTTGCCAAGCGGCAATTTTGCCACCAAGAACATTTTCTCGTTCCAGGACAATCGGAGTATATCCTGCATCAGTTAAGTATTTGGCGCAAGAAAGTCCTGCTAAACCAGCTCCCGCGATCGCTACTCGCATTTAATCTTTCTAATTCCAATTAGTGGTTAGTGTATACTGGGATTCATTATACTTTGCACTTCGTTACATTTTCCAGCCCAAGAGAAAACTTCCACTCTTATCAGCGTAGCCATCGCCACAGCTAACGTATTTTTCCTTTCCTGATAGCTAGAGCAGACGAAAAACGATCGCCACGCCTGAGTTTCGCTGATCATGTCAAGAGCTAACTCGTTTTCTGCTATAGTTAGGGCTTTATCCCGTCATCAACCACCCAATCAACTTAACTTTTCAAAGCCTTTTTTTGCGCTTCAACCAACTCTTTAATTCCCTTTTCTGCAACATCTAAAATCTGATTTAACTGACTGCGACTGTAGCTTCCCGTCTCAGCCGTACCTTGAACTTCAATTAAATCTAAATTTCCCGTCATCACCACATTAAAATCAACTTCAGCAGCGACATCTTCCGGGTAATTTAAATCTAGATATATTTCTGATTCAATAATTCCTACCGAAACCGCAGCGACGGGATAGCGTAAAGGAGAAGTGTCTAAATCACCATTTTTTAAGAGTTTCTCAATTGCTAAACCGAGAGCAACATAACCGCCAGTAATTGAAGTTGTGCGCGTTCCTGCATCAGCTTGCAAAACATCAGCATCAATTGTAATTGTACGCTCTCCAATTGCTTTTAGATCGATCGCTGCGCGCAAACTACGTCCGATTAATCTTTGAATTTCTTGGGTACGTCCCGAAAGTTTGATAAATTCGCGTTTTTGGCGTTGAGGAGTTGCACCGGGTAGCATTCGATATTCCGCAGTTAGCCAACCGCTTCCACTACCAACTAAAAAAGGTGGTACGCCCGCTTCAATGGTGACGGTGCAAAGAACTTTGGTGTCGCCACATTCTGTTAAGACAGAAGAGGTGGCAAAACGAGTATAATCTCGCTGGAAGCGAATTGGACGCAGTTGATTTTTTTTGCGACCATCGGGACGTTGCCGGGTCATTATGTTTGCCTCGTTATCTCTTTTTGAGAATAACATGGATGGTGGCGATTTAAGTGTTTTTTTGTTTCGCGCATTCGGCGGAGCCGTTCTCGTTTCGAGTAGACGCAAAGGCGCTAAGAAAGATGCTAAGAAGTTTTGTTGTTTGGGTTATTGGCAATATTTGATTGTTGTTAGTGGGGTTTGTTGACGGGTTACTTGATGAACTATTTTACATTGTGGTAGTTTTTCGGGGGCGTTCCAGCGCGACCAGGCTAGGTAGTAAAATGGTTTGGGTAAGGTTGTGGGTTGTGTTTTTTTGTAGTCGATTAAGTTGAGGTTGGGGGCAGCATAAAGTTGCGCTGAGTAAAGAAATCCGTTGACTAAAACTGTGGTATTTGGGGGAGTGTTTTGTTGATTAATCCATTCGATTCCTTCGCGCAAACTTAAGCCCCAATATTCGGTATCGTAGTGTCCGTGGGCTGCTGGTAAGCCGCCGGAAATGCGATTAAAGTAGATGTATTGATAGGGATGTAAAGCAATCATTTCTGCGGCGATCGCGCTATATACGATTACAATAAATGTTACTGCTATTATTTTCAGGTTTTTCTTGGGCAGTTGTCGATATATCCAAATTGCTGCTGTGGCGGTAAAGACGGCGATTCCTGGTAAGGTAAATAAAAAGTGCCGCATTCCGTCGTAAATGGGCGAGTTTTTGATAATGGCGATTAAGGGTAAACAAACTACTTGACAAAATCCTAAAATTGCTGTAGTTTTTTGCAAATTAGATAGTTTTTTGTATTTGGCAAGAATTAAGCCGATACCGAGAAGAAATCCTATTTGAAATATTAGTGGAATTGTCATCCACATCCACGTGATGAGGTAATGTCGGGGTACATTTTGGATAAAAATTTCTTCTCCTGCAAATAAGACTTTGATTCTCAATAAATGTCCGGAAAGATAATTTATTGTTTCGAGAAAACCGCCGATGGGATTACTCCAAAATGCGGGATACCAAATGGTGTTGCTAGCAAACCAACTGAGACAAATAATTAGATATAATCCGACAAAGTTAATATATTGTTTTCGAGTTGCTTTTTGGTTTAAAGCTAGTAAAAAATAAGCAATTAAAATAAAACTGAGAACTAAAAAGCCACCAATTCTAATTCCGCTTAAAATCCCAACGAGAATGCCAAATAAAGCTGTGTATAAAGTGGCGCGATTCAATCCGGGTTTGATTTCTTTATCGCTTCGTAGATAATAGTTGATTAAATAAGCTCCGGCTAAAGTTGTGAGTGTAAAAATAGCTGCAAATGGCGGATCTTTTGGGTTAAAAAAGCTGTGTCCCCAAAATTGCGGTAAAAATGCTAAACTCATTGCACCAAACCAAGCATAATTCCAGCCAGCAAGAATTCCAACTAAACAAGCAACAGCCGCATAAGTAATTAAAGAAAAGAAAAAAGTAACGTAATGTTTGACTTCAACTCTCGCAGCTAAAGCTTCTATTTTTGCTTGTTCATCTTCTGCTTGGGTTTTATAGTTAAGAGGGTTGTAATCTCCAGCGTTCGTTAAATATTGTTTGACTTGAAAAACTCCTTCCGCAGTTAAGTTAAAAAATGTGCCAAAAAATCTTAAATCTCCAGGAATATGTTTGTCTTCTGTAACTAACTCTAGGTTTCTGCGGAGCATTGCAATTTCTGTGGGTTCGTCTACAGATAGTCCATAGTCATCTACAGTTGGTAAACCAATTAAAACGATCGCCAGAATAACGGCGATCGTTTTCAGATAAGCTTTTGTGAAAATTTGCTGATAAATTGCTTGTAAAAGTATAACAATATTTGGCACTTGCTTAGGGAAAACGTAAGGCTTTAACATAGATTTGAATTGAAAATTAAGAAATAATTAGCTAATTTAAAATTAGCCTCTAATCTCGGAAATGGCGACGTAGCTTACACAGAAAAAGATAAAAAAGATTCAAACAAACCTATGTGTAATCACCTAAAAATAGCTTAGTTTAACTAGAAGATTAACTAGTTAAATTAAGTTTATGTAAAATTTCCCGCTCAATTTGTGCTGGATCTCCCTCGGCGGGAATTGTCAAAAGTCTCTTACTGCGATCGTAATATTCTAAAATGGGTATAGTGCGATCGCGGAACATTTGAAGACGACGCTGGAGGATTTCGGGGCGATCGTCAGGTAGCGATCGCGCTAAAGACCTTGCCATCATCACAGCTTCACTCACTTGTAAGTAAATTGCCCAATTTAACCTTTGTTCGAGGTTTTCTAATAAAAAATCTAACTCCTCAGCCTGAAAAGCCGTACGAGGATAACCATCTAAGACCCAACCTTTGCTAATATCAGACTCAAGCAAACGCTGACGCATGAACTGGATCATCATCTCATCTGGTACTAATTCTCCCTTCTCGACGTAAGGTTTTGCTTTTTTACCCAAAGTAGTGTCAGCCGCAATTCCACCTCGTAAAATCTCTCCAGTAGCGATCGCGGGAATCCCTAACTGAGTCGATAGTCTTCGCGCTTGAGTTCCCTTACCTGCACCCGATCCTCCTAACATCACCAGTCTCACCATTTTTCCGCTCCTGTTACCACACAAACTTAAAATAGCTTACCTTTAGAGCAGTATTGACGAAAGGCACACATATAGTGTTCGATAGGAAAGAAAATAGCAAATTAACCCTAGATATTGTTCACTAATTTGCCAGTCGTACCAGCAATGATTGCCCAGCTAGAAACCGCAACTCGAAATCTAACTACCGATCCAGCTTACAAAGTTCTCATCAACCGTGATTGGGGACTGGAGATTGGGGATTAGGGACTGGGAAAATAGGAAGAAACTGATAAGGTATGTAGAGACGTTACGTGCAACGTCTCTACTGTCTCTACTGAATTTATATGAGAATAAAACCGTGATTAAAAACGATTTTTGGATTACAGAAATGGCGGCTCAAGGAATGATTTCTCCCTTTGAGCCAAAATTAATTCGTCGCTTGGAAAATAATTTACCAGTTATTTCTTATGGATTAAGTAGTTTTGGTTACGATATCCGACTTTCTCCCCAAGAATTTCGCGTTTTTCGCCATATTCCTGGTAAAGTTGTCGATCCCAAAAATTTTAACCCAGAAAATCTCGAACCAGTCCGTTTACATGAAGATGTTAACGGTCAATATTTCATTCTTCCCGCTCATTCTTACGGACTCGGTGTAGCATTAGAAAAGCTCCAAGTACCTGACAATATCACCGTTCTCTGTATCGGCAAAAGTTCTTATGCGCGTGTCGGGTTAATTGCTAATTTAACTCCGGCTGAGGCTGGTTGGCGAGGACATTTGACCTTGGAATTTTCCAATTCTTCTAGTGCTGATTGTCGAATTTATGCCAATGAAGGAGTTGTTCAACTATTATTTTTAGAGGGCGATCCTTGTGCAGTTAGCTATGAAAAACGACGCGGTAAATATCAAGATCAACCGGAAACAGTAGTCTTCTCTAGAGTTTAATAATTATTAAAAAGAGCGAGGAAATTATGGGCGAAGCAAAACGACGCAAGCAACGAGATCCTAATTACGGCAAAGCCTTGGAAAATTTGCCAGAAGATATGTTAAAAGAAAAAGCTAAAAAATGGCTTGAAGAAGCAAATAGAATCTTACCTAATAACTTCCGTCCTGATTATGGACATTGGTATATTGCCAATATGGGAATGAAAGAACTCAATTTAATAATTAGTGGTGATTATATGGTAGGTAAGGAAAAAGATGGCTACATGATAATTGTTCACTCTGAAGATTTTTGTACCTCCATTACCTTATCAAACCAACAACACCAACAGTTTCTTGAATTAAAAGAAACAACAAATTCACCAGATTTTCAAGTCAAAGCAGTTCCATGTCCCTCAGAAAGATATTATGCCAAAGGTGTAGAATGGGTTATTCCTTTTAAAGCTATCAGCCTAAGTTTAGCTAGTTAGCTACAAAAGTACCAAAACAATTATAGCAATTTTAAAGTAAAAAGATAATTAAATGGATAAATTTCGAGTTGAAGTTATTGCTTCTACACCTAATCCTCAACAAGTAGTTTGGGCGGCAATGCACCAAGATTATTCTGAATATTTTGTGGTGGATAATCGAGATAAATTTCCTAACGAACAACGAGCAGGGGAATTAATTGTTAAGCATTTGTTGGCTGGCGATCGCGGACATTTTGGACCCTTAGAACATCCTCAAATCACTTTTAATATTGGCTATTTTCCTCACTCGATGATGCAGCAAATACGCACTCATCGTGTCGGTGTAAGTTTTGATGTTCAGTGTCTAGCTGCGGATACAGAAATTACTTTTGTTAACTGCAATGGCGAAACTAACAAGAAACTGAAAAAGACAATTGGAGAACTCTACGATCTTTGGGCTAATGGAGAAAAATCGGTTCGACAAAAAAATATTCGAGGTAGAAATAATGAACCACCTGGAGAGTATCGTCGTGACTGCAAAAAACGCATTCAGAAAATGCGCTTGCGAGTTCTTAATGAAGAAACTGGATTCTTTGAAATTGGACATATTCAAGATGTAATTTGTAGTGGAAAACAACCTGTATATCGCCTTACTCTTGAAGATGGGAAAACGTTAGATTGTACGCAAAATCATCGGCTACTAACCTCTCAAGGTTGGCAAACGATGGGTGAAGCTGTGGGTTTAATAACAGCTTTAGATAATAGGGTAATTACAACTCAACAAGAGTGTTTTATCTTGTGTAATGGCTTGGCTGTAGCAGGTAATAGACTTGACAGAAATCAGCAATGGTTATGCGACCAAATTGAAAAAGGGCGAAGTGCAGAACAAATTGCACAAATGTCTCAATTTAAACCAATTT from Oscillatoria salina IIICB1 encodes the following:
- a CDS encoding RDD family protein yields the protein MHFFNRVTLQTPESVELDFTLAGIGNRAYALLIDYIIWSLILLFFILGSSYLSIQLVDVFSEVIGDNVDLELWFFSIQLIITFAIYVGYFVFFETLWRGQTPGKRFVKIRVIRDDGRPTRLQQATLRAVLRPVDDLMFLGVFLIIFSKQEKRLGDWLAGTIVIQEERSINAANFSVSPEAANLASQLILEADLSRLIPEDFAIIREYLQRRKIMTPPARIEKARQLAYQVKDIIGLEVIPERVTATQFLEAVYVAYQQ
- a CDS encoding DUF975 domain-containing protein, translating into MEFSVGNIVSAGLRIYRDRFKTYYGLAFKAYWWILVPIYGWAKFAAISGQISRLAFNEVREQPEAVKDAERHVMRRMWDFFFAGISIGLIIFGILFISFFILGIIFSIVVAAVVDVGANQQPNIGIIIFVGLGGFVIVSLFLLGYIWLYSRFAIVELLIAVEENIGATNAISRSWNLTQGFVWRLVGVFTVAFLITLPISIIIQIVSRILQLAFTLLLNPDAPNPGLFLLLYYSILLPISFASGALLVPFWQTVKAVIYYDLLTRKEGLGLEMRDPGL
- the pds gene encoding 15-cis-phytoene desaturase; translation: MRVAIAGAGLAGLSCAKYLTDAGYTPIVLERENVLGGKIAAWQDEDGDWYETGLHIFFGAYPNMLQLFKELNIEDRLQWKKHTMIFNQPEAPGTYSRFDFPRLPAPWNGVVAILRNNDLLTWGEKIRFGIGLIPAMIRGQKYVEEMDKYTWSEWMKKQNIPPRVEKEVFIAMSKALNFINPDEISATILLTALNRFLQETHGSKMAFLDGSPTERLCQPLVDYVTNKGGEVRLHAPVKEFLLNEDNTVRGLLLKGGEVLTADAYVSAMPVDPLKLILPQAWREMAYFQKLEGLVGVPVINLHLWFDRKLTDIDHLLFSRSPLLSVYADMSNTCKAYANPDRSMLELVLAPAQDWIGKSDQEIIQATMAELETLFPDHFNGENQAKLLKYHVVKTPRSVYKATPGRQAHRPHQKTPIANFYLAGDYTMQEYLGSMEGAVLSGKLTAAAIAADFPQQLNSSTTPAQAEVSAPRQLTSSLDTKNF
- the rph gene encoding ribonuclease PH, with amino-acid sequence MTRQRPDGRKKNQLRPIRFQRDYTRFATSSVLTECGDTKVLCTVTIEAGVPPFLVGSGSGWLTAEYRMLPGATPQRQKREFIKLSGRTQEIQRLIGRSLRAAIDLKAIGERTITIDADVLQADAGTRTTSITGGYVALGLAIEKLLKNGDLDTSPLRYPVAAVSVGIIESEIYLDLNYPEDVAAEVDFNVVMTGNLDLIEVQGTAETGSYSRSQLNQILDVAEKGIKELVEAQKKALKS
- a CDS encoding adenylate kinase family protein; translated protein: MVRLVMLGGSGAGKGTQARRLSTQLGIPAIATGEILRGGIAADTTLGKKAKPYVEKGELVPDEMMIQFMRQRLLESDISKGWVLDGYPRTAFQAEELDFLLENLEQRLNWAIYLQVSEAVMMARSLARSLPDDRPEILQRRLQMFRDRTIPILEYYDRSKRLLTIPAEGDPAQIEREILHKLNLTS
- the dcd gene encoding dCTP deaminase; the protein is MIKNDFWITEMAAQGMISPFEPKLIRRLENNLPVISYGLSSFGYDIRLSPQEFRVFRHIPGKVVDPKNFNPENLEPVRLHEDVNGQYFILPAHSYGLGVALEKLQVPDNITVLCIGKSSYARVGLIANLTPAEAGWRGHLTLEFSNSSSADCRIYANEGVVQLLFLEGDPCAVSYEKRRGKYQDQPETVVFSRV
- the thyX gene encoding FAD-dependent thymidylate synthase, with the translated sequence MDKFRVEVIASTPNPQQVVWAAMHQDYSEYFVVDNRDKFPNEQRAGELIVKHLLAGDRGHFGPLEHPQITFNIGYFPHSMMQQIRTHRVGVSFDVQCLAADTEITFVNCNGETNKKLKKTIGELYDLWANGEKSVRQKNIRGRNNEPPGEYRRDCKKRIQKMRLRVLNEETGFFEIGHIQDVICSGKQPVYRLTLEDGKTLDCTQNHRLLTSQGWQTMGEAVGLITALDNRVITTQQECFILCNGLAVAGNRLDRNQQWLCDQIEKGRSAEQIAQMSQFKPILQPVNWKAKAKSSGRKLKAHPVKVVKVEYLGEQITYDLEVAGKWHNFVGNGIVVHNSFRYTGQRIIDVAAGIKDVEDVFYLRPVGKYTNRQGKRYFYSEEQRQEDVKWCKDACKRYQQSIAEGLAEEHARGLIPFDARQHFVLSCNLRSLLHLLDLRWKKDAQLEAQKFCELLFVHLQQWTPAVAEWYLESRAKKAKLSP